From Alosa sapidissima isolate fAloSap1 chromosome 2, fAloSap1.pri, whole genome shotgun sequence, one genomic window encodes:
- the frmpd4 gene encoding FERM and PDZ domain-containing protein 4 isoform X2 — MSHMEPLGTATETSWNEEEILQLQQCSHRTKASGWPPPSGSWSPSQGAPNGWDMASSREGRDCFINHVSQSSSLEEVRLDGEKVAPPAPRKVEMRRDPVLGFGFVAGSEKPVVVRSVTPGGPSEGKLIPGDEIVMINDEAVSAAPRERVIDLVRSCKESIVLTVVQPYPSPKSAFISAAKKAKLKSNPVKVRFAEEVIINGQVPESVKDNSLLFMPNVLKVYLENGQTKSFKFDSNTSIKDVIMTLQEKLSIKSIEHFSLVLEQRAEGSCSKLTLLHEQEMLTQVTQRPGAHKMKCFFRLSFVPKDPVDLLRRDAVAFEYLYVQSCNDVILERFGSELKYDTALRLAALQMYILTVNTKQTQKVSLKYIEKEWGLALFLPPAVLSSMKEKNIKKALTHILKTNQNLVPPGKKLTALQAKVYYLKYLSELRLYGGRVFKSTLLQGEKHTEVTLLVGPRYGISHVINTKTNLVALLADFSHVNRIEMYTEDEKNVRVELHVLDVKPITLLMESTDAMNLACLTAGYYRLLVDSRRSIFNMANSNTGGHDSRGKHTYQAIEWNYSAPCGAYEEHNHQAYTRELPNKEPNYSDYGRRDGDGAPLYITEVQHPQHTGLMGDRSEQVSRGTHAQPYLCVPRAKPHDSPRSAKVSFIFGDPPLDRVNPQNLGYQRLMDDSHEVLDKHRHLYMQHVDDYKTLDPVLDGDSFQYPAHPVYSDAKIFGNTEGIEEPLLHDICYAETTDDAEDEDEISCEEDMVVMGDLRDKQPTFLSLSESSDDIIDLTSLPPPPEGNDEEDTDVLLQSLNLAIAAPPPGFRDSSDEDEHHGPPAAGRQSGHVRRNDIPVSLIDAIPTQSEGESEEGLDDAVVSTLQALEALAASEEQSHPQSDNSSGVEISRAFSPESSSDSGNETNSSEMTENSELAAAQKHSENSLRMFVATAEGYQTLAEEKTDFRRSVCEGEGIVSAQCSPPTPQEEDHQSTAVPSSQIPHSDAIEMEPETMETKSLTDYFSKIHMDTVMPGSQRQRKPNEVEGSLPDEGTDDLRQMKMPDPNGEDPHLVGKYNSFNARDSHQFEMERMSLPFHEKTQRWQQMAENKTAGRTPPEYTHDCNALPMAHADKAMAKGERLDENGSAGLCKYTRSPAKEHYSTEQPNTLPANQQQQLGQAGPAEPDATRLYEYHLSKRMSSLQSEGIHSLQSSQCSSIDAGCSTGSSSCVTPMDSPLCTGDGAHLLSESSLKGLGYGGPEEKAYAKPPHPNMDPSLVRKVHAQPGTEPAFGTIRDGCHRMPKIRETTV, encoded by the exons CAGCCACAGGACCAAGGCGTCAGGCTGGCCACCCCCCTCTGGCAGCTGGAGTCCCTCTCAGGGAGCCCCCAATGGCTGGGACATGGCGTCCAGTAGAGAGGGCAGAGATTGCTTCATCAA TCACGTTTCCCAGAGCAGCTCACTGGAGGAGGTCCGTCTGGACGGGGAGAAAGTCGCTCCTCCAGCCCCGCGGAAGGTGGAGATGAGACGGGACCCTGTGCTGGGATTTGGCTTTGTGGCAGGAAGTGAGAAGCCTGTAGTAGTCCGCTCTGTCACCCCAG GGGGTCCTTCAGAGGGCAAGCTcatccccggggacgaaatcgTCATGATAAACGATGAGGCCGTCAGTGCAGCACCCAGAGAGAGGGTCATCGACCTGGTCAG AAGCTGCAAAGAGTCTATCGTGCTGACTGTGGTGCAGCCATACCCA TCACCCAAGTCTGCGTTCATCAGTGCAGCCAAAAAAGCCAAGTTGAAGTCCAACCCGGTGAAAGTCCGCTTCGCAGAGGAGGTCATTATAAATGGCCAGGTCCCA GAATCAGTGAAGGATAACTCTCTTCTCTTTATGCCAAACGTTCTGAAAGTGTACCTTGAAAATGGACAGACGAAATCATTCAAATTTGACAGCAACACCTCTATTAAG gaCGTCATCATGACCCTGCAGGAGAAGCTGTCCATTAAGAGCATTGAGCATTTCTCTCTAGTGCTGGAGCAGAGGGCAGAGGGCTCCTGCAGCAAGCTCACCCTCCTGCATGAGCAGGAAATGCTAACTCAG GTGACACAGAGGCCAGGGGCACACAAGATGAAATGCTTTTTCCGCCTCAGCTTTGTTCCAAAGGATCCCGTCGACCTGCTCCGAAGAGATGCGGTGGCATTCGAATACCTCTACGTCCAG AGCTGTAATGATGTGATTCTGGAGCGCTTCGGCTCGGAACTGAAATATGACACCGCCCTCCGCCTGGCCGCCCTGCAGATGTACATCCTGACTGTCAACACCAAACAGACCCAGAAGGTCTCCCTCAAGTACATTGA GAAGGAGTGGGGCTTGGCTCTCTTCCTGCCCCCGGCAGTACTGTCCAGCATGAAAGAGAAGAACATCAAAAAAGCCCTTACACACATTCTTAAAACAAACCAGAACCTGGTGCCCCCTGGCAAAAAG CTGACTGCCTTGCAGGCAAAGGTTTACTACCTGAAATATCTCAGTGAATTGCGACTGTATGGTGGCCGTGTTTTCAAATCCACTTTGCTG CAAGGTGAGAAGCACACTGAGGTGACTCTACTGGTAGGGCCAAGATATGGCATCAGTCACGTCATTAACACCAAGACCAACCTGGTGGCCCTCCTGGCAGACTTCAGCCATGTCAACCGCATTGAGATGTACACCGAGGATGAGAAGAATGTCCGAGTGGAGCTGCATGTCTTAGATGTAAAG cCCATCACTCTGTTAATGGAGTCCACTGACGCCATGAATCTGGCATGCTTGACCGCTGGCTATTACAGGTTATTGGTGGATTCTCGCAGGTCCATCTTCAATATGGCAAACAGCAACACAGGAG GACATGACTCAAGGGGGAAGCACACCTATCAAGCCATAGAGTGGAACTACAGCGCCCCCTGTGGAGCCTATGAGGAGCACAATCACCAGGCGTACACAAGAGAACTGCCCAACAAAGAGCCCAACTACTCAGACTATGGCCGGCGGGACGGCGACGGCGCTCCCCTCTACATCACAGAGGTGCAGCATCCCCAGCACACTGGCCTCATGGGGGACAGGTCAGAGCAGGTCAGCCGAGGCACACACGCCCAGCCTTACCTGTGTGTGCCTCGGGCCAAACCCCACGACTCCCCCCGCAGCGCCAAGGTGTCCTTCATCTTCGGAGACCCTCCTCTGGACCGCGTGAACCCGCAGAACCTTGGCTACCAGCGCTTGATGGACGACAGCCACGAGGTGTTGGACAAGCACAGGCACTTGTACATGCAGCACGTGGACGACTACAAGACCCTGGACCCTGTGCTGGACGGGGACAGCTTCCAGTACCCGGCGCACCCGGTCTACAGCGACGCCAAGATCTTCGGCAACACCGAGGGCATCGAGGAGCCCCTGCTGCACGACATCTGCTACGCGGAGACGACGGACGACGCCGAGGACGAGGACGAGATCAGCTGCGAGGAGGACATGGTGGTGATGGGAGACTTGCGGGACAAGCAGCCcaccttcctctcactctccgaGTCCAGCGACGACATCATCGACCTGACCTCGCTGCCGCCACCCCCCGAGGGCAACGACGAGGAGGACACCGACGTGCTCCTGCAGTCTCTCAACCTGGCCATCGCCGCGCCGCCGCCCGGCTTCAGGGACAGCTCCGACGAGGACGAGCACCACGGCCCGCCGGCCGCCGGCAGACAGTCCGGTCACGTCCGGCGCAATGACATTCCCGTGTCCCTGATCGATGCCATCCCCACACAGAGTGAGGGGGAGTCAGAGGAGGGCCTGGACGATGCTGTGGTCTCCACCCTGCAGGCGCTAGAGGCTCTTGCAGCGTCTGAGGAGCAGTCACACCCTCAGTCGGACAATAGTTCAG GTGTAGAAATATCAAGGGCTTTTAGTCCCGAGTCGTCTTCTGATTCCGGAAATGAAACAAATTCCTCCGAAATGACGGAGAACTCGGAGCTGGCCGCAGCTCAAAAACACTCAGAGAACTCCTTGCGAATGTTTGTTGCTACCGCTGAGGGCTACCAGACACTGGCCGAGGAGAAGACAGACTTCCGCAGGAGCGTGTGTGAGGGCGAGGGCATAGTGTCGGCGCAGTGCAGCCCTCCCACACCTCAGGAAGAGGACCACCAATCCACGGCTGTGCCTTCCTCGCAGATCCCCCACTCAGATGCCATTGAGATGGAGCCAGAAACCATGGAGACCAAATCTCTCACAGACTACTTCAGCAAAATTCACATGGACACAGTGATGCCCGGCTCCCAGAGACAAAGGAAGCCAAATGAGGTGGAGGGCAGTTTGCCTGACGAGGGCACAGATGACCTGAGACAGATGAAAATGCCCGATCCAAACGGAGAGGACCCGCACCTAGTAGGAAaatacaacagttttaatgCACGTGATTCACACCAGTTTGAAATGGAGAGAATGTCGCTTCCATTTCATGAGAAGACCCAAAGATGGCAACAGAtggctgaaaataaaacagctgGGCGAACGCCTCCAGAATACACTCACGACTGCAATGCGTTGCCCATGGCTCATGCTGACAAAGCTATGGCCAAGGGAGAGAGACTCGACGAAAACGGTTCTGCCGGACTCTGCAAATACACGCGGTCTCCGGCAAAAGAGCACTACTCCACAGAGCAGCCAAACACACTCCCTGctaaccagcagcagcagctgggcCAGGCTGGGCCAGCAGAGCCCGACGCCACACGCTTGTACGAGTACCACCTGAGCAAGCGCATGTCGTCGCTCCAGAGCGAGGGCATCCACTCGCTGCAGAGCTCGCAGTGCTCGTCCATCGACGCGGGCTGCAGCACGGGGAGCAGCAGCTGCGTCACGCCCATGGACTCGCCGCTCTGCACCGGGGACGGCGCACACCTGCTGTCCGAGTCCTCTCTCAAGGGCCTGGGCTACGGGGGTCCGGAGGAGAAGGCCTACGCCAAGCCCCCGCATCCCAACATGGACCCGTCCTTGGTCCGCAAGGTCCATGCACAACCTGGCACCGAGCCAGCATTTGGAACCATTCGAGATGGTTGCCATCGCATGCCCAAGATAAGGGAAACCACAG TGTAG
- the frmpd4 gene encoding FERM and PDZ domain-containing protein 4 isoform X4 produces MDVFSFVKMPKLSGHRTKASGWPPPSGSWSPSQGAPNGWDMASSREGRDCFINHVSQSSSLEEVRLDGEKVAPPAPRKVEMRRDPVLGFGFVAGSEKPVVVRSVTPGGPSEGKLIPGDEIVMINDEAVSAAPRERVIDLVRSCKESIVLTVVQPYPSPKSAFISAAKKAKLKSNPVKVRFAEEVIINGQVPESVKDNSLLFMPNVLKVYLENGQTKSFKFDSNTSIKDVIMTLQEKLSIKSIEHFSLVLEQRAEGSCSKLTLLHEQEMLTQVTQRPGAHKMKCFFRLSFVPKDPVDLLRRDAVAFEYLYVQSCNDVILERFGSELKYDTALRLAALQMYILTVNTKQTQKVSLKYIEKEWGLALFLPPAVLSSMKEKNIKKALTHILKTNQNLVPPGKKLTALQAKVYYLKYLSELRLYGGRVFKSTLLQGEKHTEVTLLVGPRYGISHVINTKTNLVALLADFSHVNRIEMYTEDEKNVRVELHVLDVKPITLLMESTDAMNLACLTAGYYRLLVDSRRSIFNMANSNTGGHDSRGKHTYQAIEWNYSAPCGAYEEHNHQAYTRELPNKEPNYSDYGRRDGDGAPLYITEVQHPQHTGLMGDRSEQVSRGTHAQPYLCVPRAKPHDSPRSAKVSFIFGDPPLDRVNPQNLGYQRLMDDSHEVLDKHRHLYMQHVDDYKTLDPVLDGDSFQYPAHPVYSDAKIFGNTEGIEEPLLHDICYAETTDDAEDEDEISCEEDMVVMGDLRDKQPTFLSLSESSDDIIDLTSLPPPPEGNDEEDTDVLLQSLNLAIAAPPPGFRDSSDEDEHHGPPAAGRQSGHVRRNDIPVSLIDAIPTQSEGESEEGLDDAVVSTLQALEALAASEEQSHPQSDNSSGVEISRAFSPESSSDSGNETNSSEMTENSELAAAQKHSENSLRMFVATAEGYQTLAEEKTDFRRSVCEGEGIVSAQCSPPTPQEEDHQSTAVPSSQIPHSDAIEMEPETMETKSLTDYFSKIHMDTVMPGSQRQRKPNEVEGSLPDEGTDDLRQMKMPDPNGEDPHLVGKYNSFNARDSHQFEMERMSLPFHEKTQRWQQMAENKTAGRTPPEYTHDCNALPMAHADKAMAKGERLDENGSAGLCKYTRSPAKEHYSTEQPNTLPANQQQQLGQAGPAEPDATRLYEYHLSKRMSSLQSEGIHSLQSSQCSSIDAGCSTGSSSCVTPMDSPLCTGDGAHLLSESSLKGLGYGGPEEKAYAKPPHPNMDPSLVRKVHAQPGTEPAFGTIRDGCHRMPKIRETTV; encoded by the exons CCACAGGACCAAGGCGTCAGGCTGGCCACCCCCCTCTGGCAGCTGGAGTCCCTCTCAGGGAGCCCCCAATGGCTGGGACATGGCGTCCAGTAGAGAGGGCAGAGATTGCTTCATCAA TCACGTTTCCCAGAGCAGCTCACTGGAGGAGGTCCGTCTGGACGGGGAGAAAGTCGCTCCTCCAGCCCCGCGGAAGGTGGAGATGAGACGGGACCCTGTGCTGGGATTTGGCTTTGTGGCAGGAAGTGAGAAGCCTGTAGTAGTCCGCTCTGTCACCCCAG GGGGTCCTTCAGAGGGCAAGCTcatccccggggacgaaatcgTCATGATAAACGATGAGGCCGTCAGTGCAGCACCCAGAGAGAGGGTCATCGACCTGGTCAG AAGCTGCAAAGAGTCTATCGTGCTGACTGTGGTGCAGCCATACCCA TCACCCAAGTCTGCGTTCATCAGTGCAGCCAAAAAAGCCAAGTTGAAGTCCAACCCGGTGAAAGTCCGCTTCGCAGAGGAGGTCATTATAAATGGCCAGGTCCCA GAATCAGTGAAGGATAACTCTCTTCTCTTTATGCCAAACGTTCTGAAAGTGTACCTTGAAAATGGACAGACGAAATCATTCAAATTTGACAGCAACACCTCTATTAAG gaCGTCATCATGACCCTGCAGGAGAAGCTGTCCATTAAGAGCATTGAGCATTTCTCTCTAGTGCTGGAGCAGAGGGCAGAGGGCTCCTGCAGCAAGCTCACCCTCCTGCATGAGCAGGAAATGCTAACTCAG GTGACACAGAGGCCAGGGGCACACAAGATGAAATGCTTTTTCCGCCTCAGCTTTGTTCCAAAGGATCCCGTCGACCTGCTCCGAAGAGATGCGGTGGCATTCGAATACCTCTACGTCCAG AGCTGTAATGATGTGATTCTGGAGCGCTTCGGCTCGGAACTGAAATATGACACCGCCCTCCGCCTGGCCGCCCTGCAGATGTACATCCTGACTGTCAACACCAAACAGACCCAGAAGGTCTCCCTCAAGTACATTGA GAAGGAGTGGGGCTTGGCTCTCTTCCTGCCCCCGGCAGTACTGTCCAGCATGAAAGAGAAGAACATCAAAAAAGCCCTTACACACATTCTTAAAACAAACCAGAACCTGGTGCCCCCTGGCAAAAAG CTGACTGCCTTGCAGGCAAAGGTTTACTACCTGAAATATCTCAGTGAATTGCGACTGTATGGTGGCCGTGTTTTCAAATCCACTTTGCTG CAAGGTGAGAAGCACACTGAGGTGACTCTACTGGTAGGGCCAAGATATGGCATCAGTCACGTCATTAACACCAAGACCAACCTGGTGGCCCTCCTGGCAGACTTCAGCCATGTCAACCGCATTGAGATGTACACCGAGGATGAGAAGAATGTCCGAGTGGAGCTGCATGTCTTAGATGTAAAG cCCATCACTCTGTTAATGGAGTCCACTGACGCCATGAATCTGGCATGCTTGACCGCTGGCTATTACAGGTTATTGGTGGATTCTCGCAGGTCCATCTTCAATATGGCAAACAGCAACACAGGAG GACATGACTCAAGGGGGAAGCACACCTATCAAGCCATAGAGTGGAACTACAGCGCCCCCTGTGGAGCCTATGAGGAGCACAATCACCAGGCGTACACAAGAGAACTGCCCAACAAAGAGCCCAACTACTCAGACTATGGCCGGCGGGACGGCGACGGCGCTCCCCTCTACATCACAGAGGTGCAGCATCCCCAGCACACTGGCCTCATGGGGGACAGGTCAGAGCAGGTCAGCCGAGGCACACACGCCCAGCCTTACCTGTGTGTGCCTCGGGCCAAACCCCACGACTCCCCCCGCAGCGCCAAGGTGTCCTTCATCTTCGGAGACCCTCCTCTGGACCGCGTGAACCCGCAGAACCTTGGCTACCAGCGCTTGATGGACGACAGCCACGAGGTGTTGGACAAGCACAGGCACTTGTACATGCAGCACGTGGACGACTACAAGACCCTGGACCCTGTGCTGGACGGGGACAGCTTCCAGTACCCGGCGCACCCGGTCTACAGCGACGCCAAGATCTTCGGCAACACCGAGGGCATCGAGGAGCCCCTGCTGCACGACATCTGCTACGCGGAGACGACGGACGACGCCGAGGACGAGGACGAGATCAGCTGCGAGGAGGACATGGTGGTGATGGGAGACTTGCGGGACAAGCAGCCcaccttcctctcactctccgaGTCCAGCGACGACATCATCGACCTGACCTCGCTGCCGCCACCCCCCGAGGGCAACGACGAGGAGGACACCGACGTGCTCCTGCAGTCTCTCAACCTGGCCATCGCCGCGCCGCCGCCCGGCTTCAGGGACAGCTCCGACGAGGACGAGCACCACGGCCCGCCGGCCGCCGGCAGACAGTCCGGTCACGTCCGGCGCAATGACATTCCCGTGTCCCTGATCGATGCCATCCCCACACAGAGTGAGGGGGAGTCAGAGGAGGGCCTGGACGATGCTGTGGTCTCCACCCTGCAGGCGCTAGAGGCTCTTGCAGCGTCTGAGGAGCAGTCACACCCTCAGTCGGACAATAGTTCAG GTGTAGAAATATCAAGGGCTTTTAGTCCCGAGTCGTCTTCTGATTCCGGAAATGAAACAAATTCCTCCGAAATGACGGAGAACTCGGAGCTGGCCGCAGCTCAAAAACACTCAGAGAACTCCTTGCGAATGTTTGTTGCTACCGCTGAGGGCTACCAGACACTGGCCGAGGAGAAGACAGACTTCCGCAGGAGCGTGTGTGAGGGCGAGGGCATAGTGTCGGCGCAGTGCAGCCCTCCCACACCTCAGGAAGAGGACCACCAATCCACGGCTGTGCCTTCCTCGCAGATCCCCCACTCAGATGCCATTGAGATGGAGCCAGAAACCATGGAGACCAAATCTCTCACAGACTACTTCAGCAAAATTCACATGGACACAGTGATGCCCGGCTCCCAGAGACAAAGGAAGCCAAATGAGGTGGAGGGCAGTTTGCCTGACGAGGGCACAGATGACCTGAGACAGATGAAAATGCCCGATCCAAACGGAGAGGACCCGCACCTAGTAGGAAaatacaacagttttaatgCACGTGATTCACACCAGTTTGAAATGGAGAGAATGTCGCTTCCATTTCATGAGAAGACCCAAAGATGGCAACAGAtggctgaaaataaaacagctgGGCGAACGCCTCCAGAATACACTCACGACTGCAATGCGTTGCCCATGGCTCATGCTGACAAAGCTATGGCCAAGGGAGAGAGACTCGACGAAAACGGTTCTGCCGGACTCTGCAAATACACGCGGTCTCCGGCAAAAGAGCACTACTCCACAGAGCAGCCAAACACACTCCCTGctaaccagcagcagcagctgggcCAGGCTGGGCCAGCAGAGCCCGACGCCACACGCTTGTACGAGTACCACCTGAGCAAGCGCATGTCGTCGCTCCAGAGCGAGGGCATCCACTCGCTGCAGAGCTCGCAGTGCTCGTCCATCGACGCGGGCTGCAGCACGGGGAGCAGCAGCTGCGTCACGCCCATGGACTCGCCGCTCTGCACCGGGGACGGCGCACACCTGCTGTCCGAGTCCTCTCTCAAGGGCCTGGGCTACGGGGGTCCGGAGGAGAAGGCCTACGCCAAGCCCCCGCATCCCAACATGGACCCGTCCTTGGTCCGCAAGGTCCATGCACAACCTGGCACCGAGCCAGCATTTGGAACCATTCGAGATGGTTGCCATCGCATGCCCAAGATAAGGGAAACCACAG TGTAG